TCTCGCAATACCTGCGCGAGCGCACCCTGAAGGAGCTGGATGTCCGTACGCCGGTGGAGGTGATCTACAACTTCGTGAACTGCGACACCTACCAGCGCGATGCCGACGCCCGCCAGCGCCGCGCCGGCTATGCCGACCCCAGCGAGCGCTTGCTCGTCCACCTCTCCAACTTCCGCCCGGTCAAGCGGGTCACCGACGTGGTGGAGGTCTTCGACCGCGTCCAGAAGCAACTCCCGGCGCGGCTGCTGATGATCGGCGACGGCCCCGACCGTTCCGCGGCGGAGTGGCTGGTGCGGCGCAAGGGGCTGCAGGAGCGCGTGAACTTCGCCGGCAAGCAGGACCGCGTGCACGAGAAGCTGCCCATGGCCGACGTGATGCTGCTGCCCAGCCAATTGGAGTCCTTCGGGCTGGCGGCGCTGGAGGCCATGGCCTGCGAGGTGGTGCCGGTGGCCACGCGCGTGGGCGGGGTGCCCGAGGTCATCGAGCACGGCAAGACCGGCTTCCTGGCTGACGTCGGCGACGTGGACACCATGGCGCGCTATGCGGTCGAGATCCTCCGCGACCAGGACCGGCTGCGGGAGATGGGCCAGGTGGCGCGGCGGGAGGCCCGCAAGCGCTTCTGCTCGAACGACGTGATCCCCAGGTACGAGGCGTTCTACCGCGGGGTGCTGGAGCGGGCGGCGTAGAGGGCGGAAGCCACCGAGTCGGGCTCGCCCACGCCTTCTGGGACCTGCAGGATGGGGAGCTCCAATTCGACGCGGGTGCCGGCGCCGGAGCGGCTCTCGACGCGCATCTTGGCGGTGTCGCCGTAGAGCACCTTGAGGCGCTCGGTCACATTGGGCATGCCGATGCCGCTGCTCCCGGGCTCGCTGCTCATGCCCACGCCGTCATCCTCGACATCCAGGAAGAGCTTGCCCTCGGCGATGCGGCTGCGCAGGGTGATGCTGCCGCCGTCGATCTTGGGAGCCAGGCCGTGCTTGACCGCGTTCTCCACGATAGGCTGCAGCAGCATGCTGGGCACCAGCGCTTCCAGCGAGCCCGGGTCCAGCTCCTTGAGGACGCGCAGCTTGTCGCGCCCGAAGCGCGCCACCTCGATGTCGAGGTAGTCGTCGACGAACTCCACCTCTTCGCGCAGCAGTACGAAGGCCTCGTTCTTGCGCAGCAACCGCCGCAGGATGCTGGCCAGCTTCACGATCAGCTCGCGCGCCGCCTCCTGGTCGAAGCGCACCAGCGAGGCGATGGAGTTCAGGGTATTGAAGAGGAAGTGAGGATTGATCTGGCTTTGCAGCGCCTCCATGCGCGCCTGCAACAGCAATCGCTCCTGC
Above is a window of Terriglobales bacterium DNA encoding:
- the bshA gene encoding N-acetyl-alpha-D-glucosaminyl L-malate synthase BshA, with the translated sequence MKIGITCYPTYGGSGVVATELGLELAQRGHEVHFISYAQPIRLNQPQPNIHFHEVDVSHYPLFDYPPYDLALATRMAEVAEIYALDLLHVHYAIPHSVSALLAKQMAARRGRKLPFVTTLHGTDITLIGADPSYLPITRFAIEASDGTTAISQYLRERTLKELDVRTPVEVIYNFVNCDTYQRDADARQRRAGYADPSERLLVHLSNFRPVKRVTDVVEVFDRVQKQLPARLLMIGDGPDRSAAEWLVRRKGLQERVNFAGKQDRVHEKLPMADVMLLPSQLESFGLAALEAMACEVVPVATRVGGVPEVIEHGKTGFLADVGDVDTMARYAVEILRDQDRLREMGQVARREARKRFCSNDVIPRYEAFYRGVLERAA
- a CDS encoding histidine kinase; protein product: AVGTPFALGVMVRSLVRNFLAADMGLECAILLGVVGGRICGVVGGAFVAIPALVAGEWLTLPMNLLAGFMSGELRDICKNREDIWTFTPFVDLSVYRWIRRMLTRPSLEWQSTFFAVILGLEYVRMLLSREFPGRIFAMYFPGWEMHLAILAAGVASIAIPLKVWNNTRIERKLEEQERLLLQARMEALQSQINPHFLFNTLNSIASLVRFDQEAARELIVKLASILRRLLRKNEAFVLLREEVEFVDDYLDIEVARFGRDKLRVLKELDPGSLEALVPSMLLQPIVENAVKHGLAPKIDGGSITLRSRIAEGKLFLDVEDDGVGMSSEPGSSGIGMPNVTERLKVLYGDTAKMRVESRSGAGTRVELELPILQVPEGVGEPDSVASALYAARSSTPR